DNA from Kwoniella dejecticola CBS 10117 chromosome 1, complete sequence:
AttcttcggcatcttcttGATGTCCACGCTGCGCTCCACCGTGTCAGCACCTCTCTTCCTGAGCGAAGCGCCAAATCcagagactcaccctcatgGAATCAAACCTTTTATTCTCCTTCATAGCGTCATACACATTTTCGGGAATGAAAGCCTCCCTTCTAgcatctttcccttttcctttaGGGGTCGAGGTACCACTTGCGTTGGAACCGTTCGGTATGGGTGCAGAAGGTGGGGGGAAAGGAGCATTGAATTCTCgcaagaagatgatcctAGAAGCTCCAATGAGCCTGACATTCCCTGCAAGCAGCACGAGAATCTAACTCACATGGCCTCCAGAAGAGGTGTTTTTCTAGCCAAGTCAGCCTTCAGACGCTTTCCGAGCTCTTCGAACAATTCAGTGAATGGCGGACAGTATACGAGCACTTGGAGGATCTATTGCGAAGTTTCAATTCAGCTTTTCCGCAGAGGTGACATCGGCCTCATTACCAGAAAGACTTACAGTATTGGCAAAGCACATATTCCCAGTATTGATCAAACCTCTAGGCAAGGTGGCCTGCGTGTTTTCCTTCGCTTTTCCTTTCACGCCTTCACTCAATAACTTAGCTAATTCCTCTTGAGGGGTCATACTAGCCCcggaagcagcagcggcggcgTAATTGAAAGgagctttcttcttttctggtgcaggtgcaggtgaaggtgaggacaCAACATTGTCGGTGGTCGACGTTGGCTCCGAAGACGGTAATCTAGAAGGCCCAGCTTCATTTTCGGTGATAGGGAGAGACGCGGTAGATTTTGCAGGGGACGGAACcttggaagaggaagagacggatgGCGCTCTTGAAGATCCACCGACTAACGCAGCCCAACTGGCTGGTTTTGCTTTGACTATCGGGGTGGAGATTTCGGATGAGGGTGCCGAGGTCTGGCTATCCGCCGTAGTCGCGGTGGCGGTGAGGATCGTGGGAGCGTGTACTTGGACTGAGGGAGCCAGGTTGATGAATTCGGAGGCGTCAATCTCACCAAATGCCAGCTTTTTGGCTCCATCGCTTGCCCGAGGCGAGGTTGTCCTCTTCTTTTGGTCACCCAAGGCGAATATAGCAGTTCGTTTCGTTGCCTCCTTGCTACCTTTACTTCGCCTGACAATTCTCTTTGTGTTATGAACGTTAATGGTCTCCGTCTTGACCGCGCTGGGGATGATCTTTGCCAGATTGGCTGCATAGGAATTTGATGCTTCGGAAGTATGATCGGGTCTGGCAGCTGCGAGTCTAAGTGGTCCAACGGCAACAGGGGTTATCGTCGATCTTTTCCTACTACCGGTAGTCACGCTCGTGGCAGACGAGGGCGGTCCTGACACTTGTCTCGAGCTAGATCCTTGGATGGGGGAAGTGAGGCCCACTAAGGTCTCGCCGACGAAGTTCCAACTTGACTGATCGggaatggaagtggaagaggttATAGGTTCTACCGCGGACTCGACGGGTTTGggagttgaggttgatttAGGGGACGAGACGGTTGTGGCGGCAGTAGAAGCAGTATTAGCATCGGTTGTAATCGACACATTTGGATCCGATGACGGCGCTGTGGATGTGTTGGGTGTTTCGGATTTTTCAGGCTGTTCTATATCCACCGCATTGTCTGCATAGTCCTCGCTTTTACCTTCCGTCCGTGTACTACTCGACACATCTGCGTCAACCCTGTTTGCAGTTCCGTTCTGCGTGATCTCGATGGTGTGCCCATTCTCTTTCGGTATATCGGGCAAAGGCTCATCATTTTTAGCGGGATCCGTTGACGGTATTTGAGCATTAGATTGGAATGACGAAGGTATTATAGCGCCGTTTATCACAGGCGtagaagaaggctgagaatTGGCTCTGGATCCAGATGCGGAGGAAGGCGTGAAAGAGAAACCAGCGGCAGCAGGGTTCAGGCCTTTAGAAACGTTTCTCATTCCGTTACCATTTGGAAGCGCCGGGTGCGCCGGATAACCGCTTTCTTGGTATCCTCCATACCCACTGTAATTCCCTTGATGAGGTTGTGGCTGATACCCTGGGTATCCGACCCCGACTCCGTACGCATAAGGGTGATTGGGTGGATAGGACGGACGAAAGGGTTGATGCGTAGGTGGTGCGTGTCCGTTCATGCTTTGTTGGTCTTGAGATGGAAATGGTGGGGGTGGAATCTGTTGCATtggatcaccttcttcggtATTTCCGTTGGTACTGGGATGGGAGAGGTTAGAAAATTGTTGATACTGATCTTGCGGAACTGGATAATGCGGTTGTTGGGGATATACACCGTATGGCATAGGTTGATAtgattctggatgatagCCTCCTCCACCATAGCCGTTCTGCATCGTCGCGGGTCCTGGGCCTCCTCCACCGTTCATAGGTATGCCTGGATAGCCGCCGTAAAGATGCTGTTGGTACATTGGCTGGTAATGTGGTTGTTGCGAATAAGGTTGTTCCGGATATCGGTTGGCGTATTGTGGTGTGGTTGAGTTATATGGTGACGGACCGTTATTAGGGAGATGACGAGGCGGCTGATGCGGATAATAACCTTGTGGTTGATACATGTATTGATTGTTGGGCAGGTGTTGGGCATACGAAGAGGGTCCGGGTGAATTGTAAGGAGTAGCGTTCAAAGAAGCATATGTGGGCATAGAGGGTCCAGGTggcggttgaggtggagggttgttcgatatcgatgggGATGTGCTAGAATCGGGTTGCGGCTGATACGGAGTCTGAGGCTGTGAAGATGTTGGAGGTGGTAGTGCCGATGAAGGCGACATCATTTGAGCTTGCATCTATCGAGAGCATCTCTTGAGTCAGTCAAAGCTAAGGTTGGCAAAGAGGGGGAAGACTCTAGCTTAAGGTTACTTTGGGGGATGACGTTGATTCGCTCGGAGTTGTCACACGAGGTGGGATGACTGTCTGATGTCTGGACTTACGATGCTGAGAGACGAACGTAGCTCGCACTAACCGATCCTCGATGTCGATCAGAGCAGCTGAATTAGGGTCTAGGTCGTAAAGATCGGAACCGAGTCGAAGGAATGATGAGTCGTTTGTGTGAGTGGAGGTATATGAGCTATTTTGAGAAATGACAATGTTGGTAGTGCTGGTTCGACGGCACTCTTTCTGAAGGAATGTAGCAAGATACCTGGGTGTGTGATAGCTCTGTAGGTGAGCGTATCTATGCTTTtgttcttctgctctttACGAGATAATATATGAGCTGGAGGATATGTCGAATAGAATAGATGACCAAGTGGGATGAGGCATGGTATCATGGTAGTATGAGCGTATGAGCGTATGAGCGTATGAGCGTATGAGCGTATGAGCATGCAGCATATAGATTATCCGGTTCAATGATTATTTCTAATCTCCCTTTATCATCATTTTATCCTGCGTCTGTCTACAGTGCAAATGTCATCACGTGACATGTGAAATAATCTTCCTGGTGCGACCATCCCTCCGAAAATTGAATTTGCTGCACTTCCATTTTGAACCCGGTGAGACGAAGATTACCATAATTTTCAAGGTCCACTACTTTTGCTCCCCACATATTGCAAACATACATCCATAAATACTACACAATCCCGACTCCTAGCTCCAGACAGGTGCAGGCATCACAAATATCCGATCGACTGCAAGAAGGACGACGGTATTTTCGAAGATTATAACCCAACtttcctctcaatctcaccCTTCAATCTATAATTCGTAATGGCTTTCGGTAAGTCGAGTCGACCTGAACTTCTCCCCAAATGATCCTAAGCTAACACTCTTGCTGTTCCTTGCAGGTGATCGTGGCGGACGAGGTGGTGGTCGTGGAGGTGGCCGGGGCGGTTTCGGCGGTGATCGAGGTGGTCGGggcggaggacgaggtggcggtcgaggtggattcggCGGCGGTGATCGGggcggtcgaggtggtgCTAGAGGAGGTGGAGCTGCTAGAggtggtggtcgaggtgCACCAAGAGGCGGTAGAGGTGGtttcggtggtggtggtagaGGTGGGAAACCCGGTATGGGTAAAAAAGGACCAGGTGCCGTCACTCTGGAACCTCACAAGCACGCAGGTGTATACATCGCCAAAGGAAAAGAACATCTCTTGGTCACGAGGAATATGACTCCCGGAGAGTCCGTCTACGGTGAAAAGCGAATCTCGATTGCCTCGACCAACGccgaaggagaggaagagaagatcgagtaCAGAGTCTGGAACCCGTTCAGAAGTAAATTGGCGGCTGGTATCTTGGGTGGTCTGGATAACATCTATGTGGGTCAAAtttttcttgcctttctcaCACAGTTCCACTCATGGACGAATATAGGATATAAGGGGAATCGTATAAGAAAGATGGATGCTGATATATCGGTGGATACATTATAGATCGCCCCAGGAGCTAAAGTCTTGTACCTCGGTGCTGCGTCGGGTTCCTCGGTATCGCACGTCTCCGATATCGTCGGTCCTGATGGAGTCGTCTACGCCGTCGAGTTCTCTCATCGACCAGGAAGAGAGTTGATCGGCATGGCtaagaagaggacgaatgTTGTTCGTGAGTTTGGGGtgttttctttttcctttcgctttcatTCTCTCTCTGTTCCCATCCCACCCATCTTCACCGAAACGTCTCATTTGCTTTCCTTTGGACTTGCGCAACGAAGACAAATACGAAAACACGAAAACACGAAAATACGAAGATGCGAAAGGCATATGAAGCTGTGACATGCGTCAATGTTGTCAACTaagatcgatgctgataatgATACCAATCACCCACTTAGCAATCGTCGACGACGCCCGTCATCCTCAGAAATACAGGATGCTCGTCCAAATGGTCGACGTGATCTTCGCCGATGTCGCGCAGCCTGACCAAGCGCGAATCATCGCTTTGAACGCACACCATTTCCTCAAGAACGACGGGgccatcgtcatctccaTCAAGGCCAACTGTATCGACTCGACCGCGCCCGCCGCCCAGGTGTTCGCGAGCGAGGTCAACAACATGAGGAAGGAAGGCATCAAGCCCAAAGAACAGCTCACCCTGGAACCGTACGAGAGAGATCACGCTATTGTCGTCGGTAAATACGAGAGACATTCGGGCAATTAAACTCAACTGAACTAGACTAGACTCGGCTAAAGATCCAACCGCGTACCACAATACGGGAAGATGCTTTAGAATAGTTTAGGTTTAAGCTTgagaggggagaaggagaaacaagaAAACCAAAACGACGGATTGACCATTGTCCGGTGCGAACTCATCTACACCAAACTCAGCTTCAAACATATTTATTTTTGTTCACTTCGTTTCGATCTCTGCTTTTGCTCGCACTTTCATATTCCCCTTCTCATTTCGTCGGGCTTACCTTGTATTGCTTTGATGGGATGTATGAGATGCCTTGGCTCGTGTTGGAATGCCTGTGCTGCGTGATGTGTCatgtgtgatgtgtgatgtgGTTTGTGTACTGCATTGCATTGCGTGAGCCTAGTATCAAAGGATACTCTCGCTTTTGGGGCATTTAGCAGCAGTGCGTGTTGTCCAAAATGCATCACGATCAACGATGAACGCCGGTATAATATATGCGGGGTATATGTCTATCACACCAATCCGATCCCCACTCCTACATCAAATTCAGCTCAATTCAATTGAGACCATACATCTCTTCCATCAGCCCGGTCATCCGCTTCAACTTGTGCTCAGAATCGAAATCACTACTGGTCCATTCAGTCTCTAATAAGATCTCCTCTAATTCTTCAGGTACCTCCAATTCCGCATTagcatcatctccatctgcaCTTGACGAGATAGCCAAATACAATTCTTCCGAAGATATCGCTCGGATCTATTTCCGATTGTCAGATtgatatcagtatcagcttcATGCTCATGAGTCGTGGATCATGGATCATGTGACTCGGTCGAGTGGTTGCAACATGATGACGTTCGTAATCTCTGGCTTCTGTGATCCTTGAATGATGAGACTCACTCTAGGGAATTTATGGCCCAAGAACAAAGGTAAATAACCTATAACCTCTGATCGGTTCGCTCGACTTGACGAAAGACAAGATACGATTCTATGTGATATGTAATCAAAGCAACCCTATCAGCCATGATCGTGCTTCAAACGTTTTTTACGCTTTGAACGATGCAACTGGGAATGAAATGAATGACCAGTGATAAATTTCCGATTTATCACACTCACAATCTCATAGAAGACGTGATTCGGTCAATCGACTTGATATTGGTTATCCCTTTACACGCTATAGCCAGTATATCGAGGATCCTGTGACAGACCAacacaatcagctcatgactTTCTTCTACCGTTGATCGACGAGCGACTCAAAGTCTGGAGGCGAGATTGTCAATTCACGATTGATTATTTCCCTTTGCTTCAGCTAGAGTGACGGTCGAAACCGAATTCGAGCTCCCGAATATGCCGCCAATCGATAATTTCTGGAGAGTCTGAAGGGTAGGTATAAATATTCTATTCGAAGTGAAATTCTTCTCGAGCAGTTCCAATAGATCACTCAACACAGGTGGTATTGACTCCTTGTTGATTCTGAGGTACGCTATCAAAGGTTCACAAGCCGCTTGTGACTGCAAAGAGGCAACACCGTAAATGTTTGTCTCAGTGTATGTGTGTGCAGGTGTGGACGAGACGATATGAGATCACTCACGAGAGTAACAACTTGACTGCCTATACTCAACACCAGCCCAGCTAATATTTGTTTTCGATATCGAGTGTTCAGGTACTGCATCGACGAGGCGAACCATTCGTTTTGTGG
Protein-coding regions in this window:
- a CDS encoding rRNA 2'-O-methyltransferase fibrillarin; translated protein: MAFGDRGGRGGGRGGGRGGFGGDRGGRGGGRGGGRGGFGGGDRGGRGGARGGGAARGGGRGAPRGGRGGFGGGGRGGKPGMGKKGPGAVTLEPHKHAGVYIAKGKEHLLVTRNMTPGESVYGEKRISIASTNAEGEEEKIEYRVWNPFRSKLAAGILGGLDNIYIAPGAKVLYLGAASGSSVSHVSDIVGPDGVVYAVEFSHRPGRELIGMAKKRTNVVPIVDDARHPQKYRMLVQMVDVIFADVAQPDQARIIALNAHHFLKNDGAIVISIKANCIDSTAPAAQVFASEVNNMRKEGIKPKEQLTLEPYERDHAIVVGKYERHSGN